A region of Gottschalkia purinilytica DNA encodes the following proteins:
- the remB gene encoding extracellular matrix regulator RemB, with product MFLHLGKDFVIPLKDVIAIIDSESAFKSDTTKEFFKIAEEEGFIFNIVEEGIKSYVITERIEKGKNGSELARKSIIYSSNISATTLHKRAGFVDSIEHA from the coding sequence ATGTTTCTTCATCTAGGTAAAGACTTTGTTATTCCTTTGAAAGATGTAATTGCTATTATTGATTCAGAGTCTGCTTTTAAATCAGATACAACTAAAGAATTTTTTAAGATAGCTGAAGAAGAAGGATTCATATTCAATATAGTAGAAGAGGGAATAAAGTCTTATGTAATCACAGAAAGAATAGAAAAGGGTAAGAATGGTTCAGAATTAGCAAGAAAAAGTATAATATATAGTTCAAATATATCAGCAACAACTCTTCATAAAAGAGCTGGATTTGTAGATAGTATAGAACATGCTTAG
- the dnaA gene encoding chromosomal replication initiator protein DnaA, with translation MGLNLDEIWISSLKLIKSELTDVSFNTWLKTIEPITINDNNIVLGAPNEFTKGILEARYLTLIKNALKQVSGTDFEVSFLIPGEEISSDVEQPSSNPINDINSSRSQLNPKYTFDTFVIGNSNRFAHAASLAVAEAPAMAYNPLFIYGGVGLGKTHLMHAIGHYILNQNPKASVVYVSSEKFTNELINSIRDDRNVEFRNKYRNVDVLLVDDIQFIAGKERTQEEFFHTFNALHEANKQIIISSDRPPKEIPTLEDRLRSRFEWGLIADIQPPDLETRIAILRKKAKVENIDVPNDVTLYIASRIQSNIRELEGALIRVVAYSSLTNREVTVDLATEALKDIISNTKPKEINVKLIKEVVSNNMGVKIEDFNSKKRTRAISYPRQIAMYLCRELTDLSLPKIGEEFGGRDHTTVIHAYEKISNNIEKSSELKSRIEELTKEITGN, from the coding sequence ATGGGTTTGAATTTAGATGAAATTTGGATAAGTTCTCTCAAACTCATAAAAAGTGAACTAACTGATGTAAGTTTTAACACTTGGCTTAAGACAATTGAACCTATAACTATAAATGATAATAATATAGTCTTAGGTGCTCCTAATGAATTTACCAAAGGAATCTTGGAAGCTAGATATTTAACTTTGATAAAAAATGCATTAAAACAAGTATCTGGTACGGATTTTGAAGTGAGCTTCTTAATTCCTGGTGAAGAGATATCTAGTGACGTTGAACAACCTAGTAGTAATCCAATTAATGATATCAATTCATCAAGATCTCAGTTAAATCCAAAGTATACTTTTGATACTTTCGTTATTGGTAATAGCAATAGGTTTGCTCATGCCGCTTCTTTAGCAGTTGCAGAAGCTCCTGCAATGGCTTATAATCCATTATTTATATATGGAGGAGTTGGACTAGGTAAAACCCATCTAATGCATGCCATAGGACATTATATATTAAATCAAAACCCTAAAGCCAGTGTAGTATATGTATCGTCAGAAAAGTTCACCAATGAGCTTATAAACTCAATTAGAGATGACAGAAACGTAGAATTTAGAAACAAATATAGAAATGTAGATGTACTACTAGTGGATGATATACAATTCATAGCAGGAAAAGAGCGTACTCAAGAAGAGTTTTTCCATACTTTCAACGCTCTACATGAGGCCAATAAGCAAATTATTATTTCAAGTGATAGACCTCCTAAGGAAATTCCTACTTTAGAAGACAGGCTAAGATCGAGATTTGAGTGGGGACTTATAGCAGATATCCAACCACCTGATCTAGAAACTAGAATTGCTATATTAAGAAAAAAAGCTAAAGTAGAGAACATAGACGTTCCAAATGATGTGACTCTATATATAGCAAGTAGAATTCAATCAAACATTAGGGAACTAGAAGGAGCTCTCATTAGAGTAGTAGCTTATTCTTCTCTTACTAATAGAGAAGTTACTGTAGACTTAGCAACTGAAGCTTTAAAAGATATAATATCTAACACGAAACCTAAAGAGATAAATGTAAAGTTAATAAAAGAAGTAGTAAGTAATAATATGGGTGTAAAAATAGAAGATTTCAACTCTAAAAAAAGGACAAGGGCTATTTCCTATCCTAGACAAATAGCTATGTATCTATGTAGAGAGTTAACTGATTTATCCCTTCCTAAGATAGGTGAAGAATTTGGAGGCAGGGACCATACTACTGTTATACATGCTTACGAAAAAATTTCTAATAATATAGAAAAAAGCTCTGAATTAAAATCAAGAATAGAAGAATTGACTAAAGAAATCACAGGAAATTAA
- the rpmH gene encoding 50S ribosomal protein L34: MKRTYQPKKRQRSREHGFRKRMRTVSGREILRKRRKKGRKKLSA, encoded by the coding sequence GTGAAAAGAACTTATCAACCTAAAAAAAGACAAAGAAGTAGAGAACATGGTTTCAGAAAAAGAATGAGAACAGTATCAGGAAGAGAAATCTTAAGAAAACGTAGAAAAAAAGGCAGAAAAAAATTGTCAGCATAA
- the recF gene encoding DNA replication/repair protein RecF (All proteins in this family for which functions are known are DNA-binding proteins that assist the filamentation of RecA onto DNA for the initiation of recombination or recombinational repair.): MYVKSIRLINFRNYDNLKIELNKKINIFLGDNAQGKTNLLESIYICSSGKSYRSSKDKEIINIKKDKAYVGIEVEKDNFNKYIEIKFEKDKPKRIRINKIELDRVSELIGNLNVVIFSPEDLKLVKEGPLERRTFLDTEISQIKPKYKYNLNKYNKILIQRNKLLKSSQFDNNNLKTIDIWNEQLSNIGSEIIISRTNFLRTLSKISKEIHKKLTGSNEELEVRYVPSFNIKDINKDKLKEQFKEILNKNIEKDIEKGTTEYGPHRDDIDIIINNMPCRIYGSQGQQRTAALSLKLAEVELINMEVGEYPVLLLDDVLSELDINRRKYLLSTFKDIQTIITSTDDIDLDDIEDISKSTFYIKQGNVLY, translated from the coding sequence GTGTATGTAAAGAGCATTAGACTAATAAATTTTAGAAACTATGATAATCTTAAAATTGAACTTAATAAAAAAATAAATATTTTTTTAGGTGATAATGCTCAAGGTAAGACTAATTTACTAGAGTCTATATATATATGCTCAAGTGGCAAATCATATAGATCTAGTAAAGACAAAGAGATAATAAATATTAAAAAAGATAAAGCTTATGTAGGAATTGAAGTTGAAAAAGATAACTTTAACAAATATATAGAAATTAAATTTGAAAAAGATAAACCTAAAAGAATTAGAATTAATAAGATTGAGCTAGATAGAGTTTCAGAACTAATAGGAAACTTAAATGTGGTTATATTTTCACCAGAAGATTTGAAACTAGTGAAGGAAGGTCCACTAGAAAGACGAACTTTTTTAGATACGGAAATTTCCCAAATAAAGCCTAAATACAAATACAATCTAAATAAATATAATAAAATACTTATTCAGAGGAATAAACTTCTAAAAAGTTCTCAATTTGACAATAATAACTTAAAGACAATAGATATTTGGAATGAGCAATTATCTAATATAGGGTCAGAGATTATCATAAGTAGAACTAACTTTTTAAGAACACTTTCTAAAATATCAAAAGAAATCCATAAAAAGTTGACAGGCTCTAACGAAGAATTAGAGGTAAGATATGTTCCATCTTTTAATATCAAGGATATAAATAAAGATAAGCTGAAAGAACAGTTTAAAGAAATTTTGAACAAAAATATAGAAAAAGATATAGAAAAAGGAACTACAGAATACGGTCCTCACAGAGATGATATAGATATTATTATAAATAATATGCCTTGTAGAATATATGGATCACAAGGTCAGCAAAGAACAGCTGCACTTTCTCTTAAATTAGCAGAGGTTGAACTTATAAATATGGAAGTAGGAGAATACCCTGTTTTACTTTTAGATGATGTTCTATCAGAACTTGATATAAATAGAAGAAAATACTTACTTTCAACTTTTAAGGATATCCAAACAATAATAACATCTACTGATGACATTGATTTAGATGATATTGAAGATATAAGTAAAAGCACATTTTATATAAAGCAAGGAAACGTATTGTATTAA
- the dnaN gene encoding DNA polymerase III subunit beta, which yields MKFTIDQNELSKCVNIVQKGISSKTTLPILNGILIYAKNDKLTLTGTDLEIGIETSIDCNIEEEGSIVITSRIFGDIIRKLPNLPINIEVDEKNNVHITCGLSKFNIVGQPSLEYPQLPQIDNKNSFEVPKDLLKNMIRQTIFATAQDETRPILTGALLEINNENAALVALDGYRLALKNASVNYKEEIKVVIPSKTLNEVNKILDDDDSDIEISCTDNHIIFNLGNTVITSRLLEGQFLNYKDIIRNEYKSRVKVKTKSIQESIERASLLAREGKNNLVKFDVSDDKLVITSNSEIGDVYEEIPIELEGNVIQIAFNSKYILDGIRVIDSEEIILNLVSNVNPCIIKPVEDESYTYLILPVRLA from the coding sequence TTGAAATTTACTATAGATCAAAACGAACTTTCAAAATGTGTTAATATAGTTCAAAAAGGAATTTCATCAAAGACAACATTACCTATATTGAATGGTATTTTAATATATGCAAAAAATGATAAATTAACTTTAACTGGTACGGATTTAGAGATAGGTATAGAAACTTCTATAGATTGTAATATAGAGGAAGAAGGAAGTATTGTTATAACATCAAGAATATTTGGAGATATAATAAGAAAATTACCTAACTTACCAATAAATATAGAAGTAGATGAAAAGAATAATGTTCATATAACTTGTGGATTATCTAAGTTTAATATAGTTGGGCAACCATCTTTAGAATATCCACAGCTTCCTCAAATAGATAATAAAAATTCTTTTGAAGTTCCAAAAGATTTATTAAAAAATATGATTAGACAAACAATATTTGCAACGGCACAAGATGAAACTAGACCAATACTAACAGGAGCACTTTTAGAAATAAATAATGAAAATGCAGCTCTAGTAGCATTAGATGGATATAGACTTGCTTTAAAAAATGCTTCGGTTAACTATAAAGAAGAAATAAAAGTTGTAATACCGAGTAAAACATTAAATGAAGTAAATAAAATATTAGATGATGATGATTCTGATATAGAAATATCGTGTACGGATAATCATATTATATTTAATTTAGGAAATACTGTTATAACTTCAAGACTGTTAGAAGGACAATTTTTAAATTATAAAGATATTATAAGAAATGAATATAAATCTAGAGTAAAGGTAAAAACTAAGTCTATACAAGAAAGTATAGAAAGAGCATCTTTACTTGCTAGAGAAGGTAAAAATAACTTAGTTAAATTTGATGTATCAGACGATAAACTTGTAATAACTTCAAACTCAGAGATAGGTGATGTTTATGAAGAGATACCTATAGAGCTAGAAGGAAATGTTATACAAATAGCATTTAACTCAAAATATATACTAGATGGAATAAGAGTTATAGATAGTGAAGAGATAATACTTAATTTAGTAAGTAATGTTAACCCTTGTATCATAAAACCTGTAGAGGACGAAAGCTATACTTACTTAATATTACCAGTAAGATTAGCTTAA
- a CDS encoding RNA-binding S4 domain-containing protein, with translation MQEIKINTKFIKLDQFLKFAGISQTGGESKFIIKNGDVKVNGEVTFERGKKIRKGDIVEVADQDTFTIK, from the coding sequence ATGCAAGAAATTAAAATAAATACTAAATTTATAAAGCTAGACCAATTTTTAAAATTTGCTGGTATATCACAAACAGGTGGAGAAAGTAAATTTATAATAAAGAATGGTGATGTAAAAGTAAATGGAGAGGTTACTTTTGAAAGAGGGAAGAAGATAAGAAAAGGAGATATAGTGGAAGTTGCTGATCAAGATACATTTACTATAAAATAG